In Ancalomicrobiaceae bacterium S20, the following proteins share a genomic window:
- a CDS encoding AraC family transcriptional regulator, producing the protein MIGDAALAARFDRAHALGQDRDADPMALEEALIAVLSLVGRRHMSRDPFERGGATPWIVRARHRIDAAPAEPVTLADLAAEAGVSRFQLLRGFAREVGATPHAYLLQRRVALARRLVTLGRPLADIAYEAGFADQAHLTRAFRRQYGLTPGRFRAALG; encoded by the coding sequence GTGATCGGCGATGCGGCGCTTGCCGCCCGGTTCGATCGCGCCCATGCGCTCGGGCAGGACCGCGACGCCGATCCGATGGCATTGGAGGAGGCGCTGATCGCCGTCCTCTCGCTGGTCGGCCGTCGTCATATGAGCCGCGACCCCTTCGAGCGCGGCGGCGCCACCCCTTGGATCGTGCGCGCCCGCCACCGCATCGACGCGGCCCCCGCCGAGCCGGTCACGCTGGCCGATCTCGCGGCGGAGGCGGGCGTCAGCCGCTTCCAGCTGCTGCGCGGCTTTGCCCGCGAAGTCGGTGCCACGCCGCACGCCTATCTGCTGCAGCGCCGCGTCGCGCTCGCCCGTCGGCTGGTGACCCTCGGCCGGCCGCTCGCCGACATCGCCTACGAGGCCGGCTTCGCCGATCAGGCGCATCTGACACGCGCATTTCGTCGGCAATACGGGCTGACGCCGGGCCGGTTCCGCGCCGCGCTCGGCTGA
- the infC gene encoding translation initiation factor IF-3: MRRPFRAPPPPKEGPRVNREIRGVPQVQLIDDEGKNVGVVSFFDALAQAEEAGLDLVEIAPQSVPPVCKLLDYGRFKYQSQKKAAEARKNQKIVEIKEIKLRPNIDDHDYETKMKQARRFFEEGDKVKVTLRFRGREMAHQDLGIDLLERWRADVTDLAKVESEPRLEGRQMVMVMAPR, from the coding sequence ATTCGCCGTCCGTTTCGCGCACCGCCGCCGCCCAAGGAAGGGCCGCGAGTCAACCGGGAGATCCGTGGCGTTCCCCAGGTTCAGCTGATCGACGATGAAGGCAAGAACGTCGGCGTCGTGTCGTTCTTCGACGCGCTCGCCCAGGCGGAGGAAGCCGGCCTCGATCTCGTGGAGATCGCGCCGCAGTCGGTTCCGCCCGTGTGCAAGCTCCTCGATTACGGTCGGTTCAAGTACCAGTCGCAGAAGAAGGCCGCCGAGGCGCGCAAGAACCAGAAGATCGTCGAGATCAAGGAGATCAAGCTCCGTCCGAACATCGACGACCACGATTACGAGACCAAGATGAAGCAGGCTCGCCGCTTCTTCGAGGAAGGCGACAAGGTGAAGGTCACCCTGCGCTTCCGCGGCCGCGAGATGGCGCATCAGGATCTCGGCATCGATCTGCTCGAGCGCTGGCGCGCCGACGTGACCGACCTTGCCAAGGTCGAGTCCGAGCCGCGCCTCGAAGGCCGTCAGATGGTCATGGTGATGGCGCCGCGCTGA
- a CDS encoding putative glycolipid-binding domain-containing protein produces the protein MSDAIANWRWRSLADGGLEHVAVKATAAGVTAEGVTIAGTGTEGYGLRTRITAEPEWAGFRGLHLTRLAGPTVALRHDGMGGWTDSEGKARKEFDGVFDLMLDGSAIWLTSMVRRAAWKAGAEKAVDVVRVAVPSLEIRRDTLKITAVEPGRLYRIVGETGEEEIALDEAGYLVGWTGRFERV, from the coding sequence TTGTCCGACGCGATCGCGAATTGGCGCTGGCGCTCGCTCGCCGACGGCGGGCTCGAGCATGTCGCGGTCAAGGCGACCGCCGCGGGGGTCACGGCCGAAGGCGTGACGATCGCCGGCACCGGCACCGAGGGCTACGGCCTCAGAACCCGCATCACCGCCGAGCCGGAATGGGCGGGCTTTCGCGGCCTGCACCTGACGCGCCTCGCCGGCCCGACCGTGGCGCTGCGCCACGACGGCATGGGCGGCTGGACCGACAGCGAGGGCAAGGCGCGCAAGGAATTCGACGGCGTCTTCGATCTGATGCTCGACGGCTCGGCGATCTGGCTGACCTCGATGGTCCGCCGCGCCGCCTGGAAGGCTGGCGCCGAGAAGGCCGTCGACGTCGTGCGCGTGGCCGTGCCGAGCCTCGAGATCCGCCGCGACACGCTGAAGATCACCGCGGTCGAGCCCGGCCGGCTCTACCGCATCGTCGGCGAGACCGGCGAGGAAGAGATCGCGCTCGACGAGGCCGGCTATCTGGTCGGCTGGACGGGACGGTTCGAGCGGGTGTGA
- a CDS encoding glycine zipper domain-containing protein produces the protein MSPAAVPGGTISMSRLRPALKVVFAVAISAMTVLPATDAFAESRRQRRVVEGAVVGGAVGAVVGGVAGGTAGSALVGGAVGAVAGAAIADGTHRRRCGPVHYDRYGRPYRNCR, from the coding sequence ATGTCGCCGGCCGCCGTCCCGGGAGGAACGATCAGCATGTCTCGCCTGCGCCCCGCCTTGAAAGTCGTCTTCGCTGTTGCCATTTCGGCGATGACCGTCCTGCCTGCCACCGATGCCTTCGCCGAAAGCCGGCGTCAGCGCCGTGTCGTGGAGGGCGCGGTCGTCGGAGGCGCCGTCGGGGCGGTGGTCGGTGGCGTTGCGGGCGGCACGGCCGGTTCGGCGCTGGTCGGCGGCGCGGTCGGCGCGGTCGCGGGTGCCGCGATCGCCGACGGCACGCATCGTCGTCGCTGCGGTCCGGTTCATTACGATCGTTACGGCCGTCCCTATCGCAACTGCCGCTGA
- a CDS encoding alpha/beta hydrolase: MTEDGIERIVVGTGDEAREIAVAHRGGKHGKGPGLLWLGGFRSDMTGSKATALDGFGAARGLAVTRFDYSGHGVSGGSFADGTISRWLEESLAVFDRMTTGDQILIGSSMGGWIALLAAREHLRAVGRDASRIRGLVLIAPAPDFTELLMWNGFSDEIRARILETGFYAEPSAYSDEPYLITRALIEDGRRHLIMGGRIETGCPVHILQGVLDPDVPWTHATELVTRLATDDVVLTLIKDGDHRLSREQDIERLLAAVGEMVEHAHEPR; encoded by the coding sequence ATGACCGAAGACGGCATCGAACGGATCGTGGTCGGCACCGGCGACGAGGCCCGCGAGATCGCGGTGGCGCATCGCGGCGGCAAACATGGCAAAGGGCCCGGCCTCTTGTGGCTCGGCGGCTTCCGCTCCGACATGACCGGCAGCAAGGCGACCGCGCTCGACGGCTTCGGCGCCGCGCGAGGCCTGGCGGTGACGCGTTTCGACTATTCCGGCCACGGCGTCTCGGGCGGCAGCTTCGCCGACGGCACGATCTCGCGTTGGCTGGAGGAATCGCTGGCGGTGTTCGATCGCATGACGACCGGCGATCAGATCCTGATCGGCTCGTCGATGGGCGGCTGGATCGCGCTGCTCGCCGCGCGCGAGCACCTGCGCGCGGTCGGCCGCGACGCCTCGCGCATCCGCGGCCTCGTCCTGATCGCACCAGCGCCCGACTTCACCGAACTTCTGATGTGGAACGGTTTCTCCGACGAGATCCGCGCCCGTATCCTGGAGACCGGTTTCTATGCCGAGCCGTCGGCCTATTCCGACGAGCCCTATCTGATCACCCGCGCCCTGATCGAGGACGGCCGGCGGCATCTGATCATGGGCGGGCGGATCGAGACCGGCTGTCCGGTGCATATCCTGCAGGGCGTGCTCGATCCCGACGTGCCCTGGACGCATGCGACCGAACTCGTCACGCGACTGGCGACCGACGACGTCGTGCTGACGCTGATCAAGGACGGCGACCACCGGCTGTCGCGCGAACAGGACATCGAGCGCCTGCTGGCGGCGGTCGGCGAGATGGTCGAGCACGCGCACGAGCCGCGCTGA
- a CDS encoding AraC family ligand binding domain-containing protein translates to MAMRRIHEAEVRPTPLAGVVVSRLISDDGFPRHSHDEFGIGRIDTGGHRSWSDAGLVDATAGDLITVNPGEMHDGRPIGAAPRRWRMLHVVPERLAALAGEGRPSFGSPGR, encoded by the coding sequence ATGGCCATGCGCCGCATTCACGAGGCCGAAGTGCGTCCGACCCCGCTCGCCGGCGTGGTCGTGTCGCGCCTGATCTCCGACGACGGCTTTCCGCGCCATTCCCACGACGAGTTCGGCATTGGCCGCATCGATACCGGCGGACATCGCTCGTGGAGCGACGCCGGGCTGGTCGATGCGACCGCCGGCGACCTGATCACCGTCAATCCGGGCGAGATGCACGACGGCCGCCCGATCGGCGCCGCGCCTCGCCGCTGGCGCATGCTTCACGTCGTCCCTGAACGCCTCGCCGCGCTCGCCGGTGAGGGGCGGCCGAGCTTCGGATCACCCGGCCGGTGA